The segment GCGCGAGTATCGCGGAGTTTAACGAGTTCAAATAATCCGGATTTATCTAGTGTTTCACGGAACATGATTATATCCGGTAGAGTTAACGCTGCTCCGTCTATTGTCAATTGGCTGTTCCGTTTATAATCAAATCGGATTATCGCCAGTTGGCTCGGAATAAAATCTAACTGACTGAGTGTAACTAACACATCTATTGCTGGGTCATCCGGTGAAATCATTGCTTTAATTCGTTCGATTTGGGATTGCATCTCGGTTAATTTCGACGCGAGCGGTGTCAATTCTCGCAATTTGAGATTAATATCAATAAGGCGTTGTTCCCGAACAATATATTCGCGATATCCGGTTCCGAGCGCGGTTAATACTATTACTCCCGCAAGCGCGCTGCTCGCGATATATTTCCGTCGCTGAACATTTCGATATCGTTGCCGTAATAATTCACGAGGGAGTAAATTTAGACCAGCGCCGAGTTCGGTATCAAACCCACGAAGCGCTAAACCAATTGCTCCGTTCAGGCGTGGTTGCCATAGGTTCAGTTCTTTGGTAACCTGACTGCGATGAATCGAAATATAGTTGAGTGGATTCGCTGGGATAATTTCTAGATTCAGCTCTTTCATAAGATGCGCGGCTAGCCCGTTCATCTGGGATAAACCGCCACTTACAATCATTGAATCGAGTTGCGCTACGCCTGATTCTGACCGGAAATACTCCAGCGACTGTTTAATTTCGTTATCGAGCGATTCTAGCCAACCGCTTATAGCTGATTCGAGCGCCGGACGATGATATGTGTCTAATCCGAAATCTGACCGCGTTAAATCGATGCGCGGAACCATCGCTTCCGCAGAGAGTTCATCAATCTGCAGTTGGTCACGGAGCCGATGCACTAATTGATTCCCCGCAACCGGTACACTTCGTGAATACACGAGAATCCGGTTCCGAACCAGGGTTAAATCGGTTATACTAGCGCCAATATCGAGCAAAACCTGAACCGCACCTTCTTCGAGTTGGTCGCTTTGTTTCGCGGCGGTATAGAACGCTACGGAACTGACGGTAACGATTTCCGGTTCAATCCCTATGTTCTTAAACAGCGCAAGATGATTATCAACAATCTGTTTTCTCACTGCAACAAGTAATACCTGGGAACCGCCAAGCGGAGAAGAACCCATAATCTGGAAGTCGAGGATATCATCTTCAGATAAAAACGGTATCTGTTTCGCAGCTTCAAACCGAATCATCTGGGCGATTTCAGCGGGTGAATCCGTTGGTAGCGTTATTGACCGTATGGTAGTAAGATGTTTCGGGATCGCGGTGATTACATGGGTCGGTCGAATTTTTTGCGCATTAAAAAGCTGTTCGATCGTTTCTGCAATCTGTTCGGGATTCGCTGTACGGGGTTGTTCCGCCGAATATACGGTTCGTGGTTCAGACAGTGGACTGGGAATTTCACTGATAGCAAAATTAACCAACTGGATAGTACCGCGACCCGGTATCCTTTTCAGTTCAGGCTCCCCCGGCGTTGGTTCAACCTGAGAAAATCGCGCTCGTTGCTGGTTACGAACCACAGTACCCCGTCCTCGTTTCAATTGTACCAGTTTAATCGTTTTGCTGCCGATATCTAACCCAGTAAATATTTTTGCCATAAATTCTTAATTTCAACATTGTATTTCGACACTGTGTAGGCGGTTAATCTATCTCTATAACCATAATATTATAACAATAATTATACCAGAGTTTAACGAATTACAATAATTAGCTTATATCGTCTATGATGCGGTTGATTGTATCCAATATATACGACAAACCGCAAAGATTTGTTGACTTACCCAGCTACTTGTACGCATTATGGTTATGGTATCCGTCGGCAATAGGTTATAGAAGTTATTGTTCAATCCATTGTTTAATCCGCAGGGACACGCCTTCTTTCGTTGTTTTCGTTTTGTCTTCGTTATACTCCTTTTCCTGTTCCGTAAGTTGACGAACTACCCAATCTCGCGAGACCAAAACCGTAATGGTTTTCTTCGCACGATGTATCTCCCCGGTAGCAGTGATTCGAAATAAATTAGTTGCTACCTGTCCCCGCGACAACAGAACCGAAATATACCCGGGGTTGAGCCCAGGTAAGGTTCCGAGTTCAGCGAGTGAATGAAACGGTTTATCGTCATCAGTTCCAGGAATTTCATCTAGTCCTTCTCGGCGGTCGATAACCTGTTGGGCTAATTCCGTAGCAGCTTCCATATCAGGAACGCTACCACGAAACCAGCTCACCAACACCGGTTTCGGTGCAGTATTGATATTAATCAATCCGGAACCATGGACGGTAAATAATTCATATAGACTGCGTTCTTGTCCGTTTTCAATATCTATCGGTACTTTTTTGTATAACAATTCTGGGGTAAACCCCGGCAGATTCAGCAGTTCATCTACCGTTTCAAATAAACCATTTTTCATCAGATACTTCGGGGAAATCATATCCGTGGATTCCGGATTATAATAAGCAAGTTCGTCAATGGTAGTATCTTTCCAATATTGGGTATCCGAGTCACGATAATCCTGCCAAGCGTCCGCAATAAAATTCAGCCGTTCTTCTTCATCTTCTAATTCTGGATGAACCACCGTTAATGCTGCTATAAACATCTCCCGGCTAATATAGTTGATATTCAGTTTGCTATATTCATCAACAACGGTAACCGAGTATTTTCCATCACCGAGTTTGACATTCTGATAATATTCTTCTGAAAATTCGTTATTTGCCCAGGATTCCCCTAACGAATCGATACTTTGCGGGCGTGCTTTTCGGTCAAGGATTAAGTCGTTTTTCAATTCCACGAACGCTCGATGGAGTCCTGCTTGTGCTACATAAGATGCCGTATATCGGTCAAGCTGATATCGAGCGACCCGGGATTCAAGATGGATTTCGAAAGCAAACCCAAGCGCAATAGTCGAGAGAATCAGTAGGATCCATAAGGTTATGATTAAAACCACTCCGGATTGAGGTTGCATATAACGTTGTTTTCGTTGAGTTATCCGTTCTCAGGTTAAATACTGAAAACAGAATAACGATAATTACCAACTCGCGGTTGCAGTTGGAATCAAAATTATTGTCTGGTATTCATGCACAATTGGTCTTCTTGTGTCGGGTTCAGAAATAGCAAAGGTAATCTCTACCGCTTCCGGCAGTAGATCTGGATATATCCGCAGCGGAACGGTACGTCGGGTGATTATTTCCGAGTCATCCTTCGGTTCACGCGGATGCCGATACACATCCCGCCGGGAATCCCAAGTATCTACCCAGAACCATTTATTTTCTTTCACGTATCCATATCGAACCCGAAACTTCTCTACATTATCCGCTATTTCTTCACCCACTGCGGTTTCAGCAAGTGCTGTTATCCCGGCTCGTTCCCGGTATAGTTTATTTTCCTCCAAATAATATCGGACAGCCATAATCTGTTCCCGAAGTAATGATTGACGAACTACCGGAATAGTACGAATGGTGTAAAACGATATCTCCGTAGTATTTCCTGAAAAAGGATATGGATTTCGGCTATACATTGTTTCTTCTATAATAATGGTATCTTCACCATAGGTCGGCTCTTCTGTTTGTGGTTGCGGGGGCGGTGGCGGAACATCATAGTATGTCTCTTCAATTGCACAGACCGACCGTAAATCTAGTCGAATAGTCTCGGTTATCGCTCGGACCGAAACATAGACCGATTTCATTGCGATCCCGCTACGATATACCGCTAACCCCGTTCGGAACGTGGTATATACCGCTACGATAACCATTGTGAAAATCAGAACCCCGAGGATTATTTCGAGCAGGGTGAATCCGATTTCAGATTTTTTTTGGTATTTGGCATCGGCCATTTGCGATTTATTCTAAAAATGACTGTGGGTTGGTTATATAGGTAACCAGCTCGATTGGAACAATTGATTTCCCTTGTTCTTCATATTTTATTCGGAGTGTGATCCGATAATATTTTTCCGGCTCCAGTGATATTTCAGAGTCAAGCTCAGGAAATTCAGAATCACATTCTTCAACTTCATATTCCCAGGAATACTCTGGGTATTGGTCACCAAACTCGCCACTATCTCGGGTACGCCAAGAATCAATTGGCATTGTTTGTAGTTCGAACATTTTCTGTTCCGCAAGTCGAATCGCTTCAGCATATCGTTTCGAGGTAGCAATGATTTTAGTCGATGACGAAAACGCTCCCAGCACAGCCACGAGACCAATTGATAGAATCAATATCGAAACCAGAACCTCCAACAAGATAAATCCGCGATCCGTAATAAAATCTAACCGCAGAGAAAATATGTTCTTGCGGTTATTACCACAACATAATCTCCACGACCACTGCGGATTCCGCAGTAAAGACCCTGTTTGGGTTTCGGTATTCATTCTTCGAGCTCGGTGCATAAATTTTTTCTTCAATTTAAGTTTCGTTTTGAACTTTGGATTTTTGCTTGTCGAGTTTATTTGGCATTTGCAATTGAGCAGCTGATATTTCCGTAAAGTATGGTGGTTCGCTTCCGAATAACCGCGCGATCTGCTCTGGGTAGGTAACCAGATAATAAGCGATACGTTCCGCGAATTTTCGGGTATTCAACTCCAGATCTGCAGATTCGTTTCCGGTATTCTGCAGCGCGAGTGGCGGTTCAATGATAATTTTATGGATATACTTTTTCGCAGTTCGGAGAACGAACGTTGGCAGTAATGGTGCACCGGTTCGCATCGCCATAGCTATCGGTCCGGTTGATAACGAGAGAACGCGTCCTGCAACGTCAACCAGGACACGATTATCCCCTGCAAGTCCATCAATCGCAATGGCAACAATTTCGTTTTTTTTCAAACAACGGAACGCCGGTAATAGCGTTTGGTGGATGTAAATATATTTCGCTGGAAGTGTTTGTTCTAGCTGATGGATTAAATTCAGGATTCGGTTCAGCGTCGGGCTCATCGGCGGTAACCCGAGCGGCGGTACCGTGTCGGATTGTATCTGATTTAAGGTTGG is part of the bacterium genome and harbors:
- the pilM gene encoding type IV pilus assembly protein PilM, whose amino-acid sequence is MAKIFTGLDIGSKTIKLVQLKRGRGTVVRNQQRARFSQVEPTPGEPELKRIPGRGTIQLVNFAISEIPSPLSEPRTVYSAEQPRTANPEQIAETIEQLFNAQKIRPTHVITAIPKHLTTIRSITLPTDSPAEIAQMIRFEAAKQIPFLSEDDILDFQIMGSSPLGGSQVLLVAVRKQIVDNHLALFKNIGIEPEIVTVSSVAFYTAAKQSDQLEEGAVQVLLDIGASITDLTLVRNRILVYSRSVPVAGNQLVHRLRDQLQIDELSAEAMVPRIDLTRSDFGLDTYHRPALESAISGWLESLDNEIKQSLEYFRSESGVAQLDSMIVSGGLSQMNGLAAHLMKELNLEIIPANPLNYISIHRSQVTKELNLWQPRLNGAIGLALRGFDTELGAGLNLLPRELLRQRYRNVQRRKYIASSALAGVIVLTALGTGYREYIVREQRLIDINLKLRELTPLASKLTEMQSQIERIKAMISPDDPAIDVLVTLSQLDFIPSQLAIIRFDYKRNSQLTIDGAALTLPDIIMFRETLDKSGLFELVKLRDTRAGLMEGKPVQFFTIECKLKKTQQELGARKI
- a CDS encoding general secretion pathway protein GspK; translation: MQPQSGVVLIITLWILLILSTIALGFAFEIHLESRVARYQLDRYTASYVAQAGLHRAFVELKNDLILDRKARPQSIDSLGESWANNEFSEEYYQNVKLGDGKYSVTVVDEYSKLNINYISREMFIAALTVVHPELEDEEERLNFIADAWQDYRDSDTQYWKDTTIDELAYYNPESTDMISPKYLMKNGLFETVDELLNLPGFTPELLYKKVPIDIENGQERSLYELFTVHGSGLININTAPKPVLVSWFRGSVPDMEAATELAQQVIDRREGLDEIPGTDDDKPFHSLAELGTLPGLNPGYISVLLSRGQVATNLFRITATGEIHRAKKTITVLVSRDWVVRQLTEQEKEYNEDKTKTTKEGVSLRIKQWIEQ
- a CDS encoding type II secretion system protein GspJ, with the translated sequence MADAKYQKKSEIGFTLLEIILGVLIFTMVIVAVYTTFRTGLAVYRSGIAMKSVYVSVRAITETIRLDLRSVCAIEETYYDVPPPPPQPQTEEPTYGEDTIIIEETMYSRNPYPFSGNTTEISFYTIRTIPVVRQSLLREQIMAVRYYLEENKLYRERAGITALAETAVGEEIADNVEKFRVRYGYVKENKWFWVDTWDSRRDVYRHPREPKDDSEIITRRTVPLRIYPDLLPEAVEITFAISEPDTRRPIVHEYQTIILIPTATASW
- a CDS encoding type II secretion system GspH family protein produces the protein MNTETQTGSLLRNPQWSWRLCCGNNRKNIFSLRLDFITDRGFILLEVLVSILILSIGLVAVLGAFSSSTKIIATSKRYAEAIRLAEQKMFELQTMPIDSWRTRDSGEFGDQYPEYSWEYEVEECDSEFPELDSEISLEPEKYYRITLRIKYEEQGKSIVPIELVTYITNPQSFLE
- a CDS encoding lysophospholipid acyltransferase family protein, with amino-acid sequence MVLFLKDIFRWMFWFPLRNMLTVLPLPVAYTVGTWLGYVYYGSAGRRRKKTKTELLSLTVTTQLDQKTINRIVREAMVSLVLNYIDIMLYPKLARVPVEYYTEVEGLQELQSALQKNQGVILAHPHFGNPQLLMPALGYRNFRINQVGRALPTLNQIQSDTVPPLGLPPMSPTLNRILNLIHQLEQTLPAKYIYIHQTLLPAFRCLKKNEIVAIAIDGLAGDNRVLVDVAGRVLSLSTGPIAMAMRTGAPLLPTFVLRTAKKYIHKIIIEPPLALQNTGNESADLELNTRKFAERIAYYLVTYPEQIARLFGSEPPYFTEISAAQLQMPNKLDKQKSKVQNET